The window tcaaaaaaagaatgaaaatagcAGCAAGTAATGCAAGTGCTTTCCATGGAGTGAGAAAGTGAGTGATAATTAGTTTAGTCATCCATGTCTTTGCCTTGCTATTATAGTGCTTCTATATTTGTTCTTTGACACTGAAAACAAACTGATCGTTATCCAAACCACAAGTATTGATCTCCTTGAACAATTTGACAACTTCATCGTCACTGTTGAGTCGGTTGATGAGTATCCGTTTGTCTCGTAGTTCTTGCACATCTTTAGGATCATTGACGATCGATTTCATAAAATTTATGTAACATATAACTTCCAACCCAACATCTGTTCCAGGACTCATCCCATAAGCTATTATGTTCTTGAGCCAAATGCGTGACCTGTTTGTCACGATGAATGTTGGTAATTCAAGACTGCCGTAGAAGCAGAATTACTTGATATCATTCACTAAACCAATTTGGGCGGGCCTACAATAGATGCCTTTTTCTTTGAGATCTCTGACTGAATGAAATGAGTAATTGTATCTCTTTGGTTCAATGTCTTCATCATCGCCAACGCTATAATAACGATTTGTTTGGTTGGCTTTGGTCCAATTTCCTGAAAAAATTGCTCTCCGGAGAGCTTCTAGAAGAAAGAGGGGTGGGTTGTTGCTATCATCTCCGATGTACCCTGCTTCCTTTCTGtgatttccataaataactctAGATATAAAATTCTTGATCCACCATTCTGTGTACTCTTGCCCATATCCAAATAGAGTATGCATCCAGTGTTTGATGAATCTTGTGCTAAGACTAACTTGCAGGACGGAATTGATTCTGAGGAACAGGTTGCTCAACATGGTCCATCAACTAAAGGTACCAAATATGAAGGCACCTCAACAGGGGAACTGATTCTGGAGGCACACTGATAGGGGAAACTGAATCACCAACTACCCTAGCTCAGAACAATTACAGTAATCCTAGAAGCTCACAAGGATTAGTCTTaaaaggatacaagtatcaaggatccCATCCTATTGAAAATGTGCTCACTTATCTCACTTCTGGGATTACTATAAGGTCTGGGTTAAGGAGCATGTGTGCTTTTTAAGCATTTTTGTcagaaattaaaacaaaaaagggTGAATGAGGAACTTCTTGATActgattggatcatagccatgcaAGAGGAGTTAAATCAGTTTGAAAAAAGCAAGGTGTGACACTTAGTTCCTCCTCCAAAAGATAGGACAATGATTGAAACTAGGTAGGTGTTGATGAACATGGAACAATTACAATGaacaaggcaagattggtggtccaaggatacaatcaagaagaaggcATAAATTTTGATGAGAATTTTGCTCCCGTGGCAAGAAGTGAAGCAATAAGGCTTTTTGTAGCCTTTGCTGCTTATATAGAATTCATTCTCTATCAAATGAATGTTAAGAGtgcattcttgaatggaattCTCAAAGAGGAGGTATATGTCAAACAACCACTAGGATTTGAGAGTAAGGAGTTttttaattatatgtatatgCTTGACAAGACCTTGTATGGactgaaacaagctccaagagcttggtatgaaagaACGTCAAAATTCCTTTTGGAGCATGGTCTTACTAGAGGTAAAATTGAAAATACTCTTTTCTTAAAAACGAATCAAAAAGATTTGTTGGTTGTGCAGGTGTATATTGATGATATCGTCTTTGGCTCtacaaacatgaacatgactttGCAAAACTCATGAGCTGTGAATTTAAGATGAGTATGATGGACGAGCTAAATGTTTTCTTAGGATTGTAAATTAAACAAACAACCTCTGGAACCATGATCCATCAACAATAATATGTCAAGGAACTTCTTTAAAGGTTTTCCATAGAGAAAACAAAAGAGATCAGCACACCAACAGCCACTGCCACTAAGTTAGATATAGATGAAACAGGTCCTGTTGTGGAGCAAAAAATATATAGAGAAATGATAAGATCATTACCTTATCTCATAATAATTAGACCTGATATTGTATTTGGTGTGGGATTGTGTACAAGGTTTTAGGCAAATCCTAAAGAATCTCATTTGAAATCTATGAAGAGAATCTTTTGATATCTAAAAGGAACAATTGATCTTGGCCTATGGTATCCAAAAGGTAGTAATTTTAACTTGATGGGTTATTTTAATGTTGACTATACAGGCTATTTGGCGGATATAAAGAGAACCATAGTCATGACtcacttccttggatcatgtttaATTACCTAGTCCACTAAGAAACAAAACTCAGTAGCTCTATCCACCGCTGACGCTGAGTATGTTGCTACTGGATCTTGTTTCAGTTGTTGTGGATTAAACAACAACTCATGGATTTTGGTGTGGATTAAACAACAACTCGTGGATCTTATCGGATGTGTTCCTATCttttgtgataatacaagtgcCATTAATATTGCAAGAATCCTgtccaacataaaagaactaaatatattgatattagacaccactttcttagagataatgttgaaaaggGTCTTATATCGATCATGTTCTATTCTATTGAAGATCAAATTGATGATATATTCACTAAGACATCAATCATAGaacattttgaaaagaataggttagccttggggatgattaaaattacataaatcaTCCTTCATCCCACTACCAATACAACACCTTTCATTCCAATCAAATCATCTGACTTCACCGCATGGACAAATTTCAAAAACTCTTTTTCCAGTCCTCAGTCCTTTCTCAACCCCACTTCACCAACTCCTGTTCCTCTCCAAATTATTGACccatttgatattttaatttccAATTTGATTCCAAGAAAGTTACAATCTCAACCAAAGAGAAAATATTCACCCTCAGCTATTGTTCATTCTCTTCAAGCTGCCCTCGAGAGTGAAAGATCTGCAAATGctaaaatcatccaaaaattGACTAACCTCATTCCCTCTGCTTCCTCTCCTTACTTCTCTCCTTAGTACCTTAGGAATGCTTTTGTTTTGTGTGGATAGACTGTTTATTCTTTATCAGTTTATGGTACTATTAATTTTATCTTGCTTCGGTATGAACTGGGCTTAATTTCTTCTTATGATCTACTCTTGTTCAACTTATTGCATGTTGGTACTTTACTctgaattttgattattttagtgatagccccagtggccatgaattattaaacaCTATTTTCACTTATCTGGGTCCtgcttttcgatgatgtcaaaagggggaagaaatAGATTATGTAATGTTTATAACTTaaatgactaacttgtttcattagAGTGTTCTCATGTTTAATTCCTTGATTGAGTGTGTCAGGGATTTAAGATGAATGTTGTGATGTTGTGAAACATGTactggtttgtcatcatcaaaaagggggaatttgatagagaaatgaagttttgatgattgatataTAAATGAAACATGTTATTTATGCTGGTTCACACTTGTGAAGAAAAGAAGTTACGGGCAAGATTGATGAGAAAATAAAGTGGTTGAAGTTAGTTGATAAGAAAGCACAATTCAAATATGCTTTCAACATTTATCACATGCAGAAAAGAAGTTGAGGAGAAGATAAACACAACACTTAAGCTGATAAATGAATCCTACCTAGACAAGGAGACATAATACAACAAGGAGTGTAACTAACTGATAGAGTCATATTGAAGAAAGAAGATTACATCATCTGAAGGATTTCATCAAAGTTGGCTTAAATAGAAGAGACGACTTTCAATACTTTTACTTAATGCACTGATAATAAAAGCACCAATCAGTAAATTAGTTCAACAGCTTGAAGAAGTCATAAGTAGAACCTGTTCCTTTATTTAGAGTCAAAGAGTGGTAGACTTTGTGTAATAAGTTGGTTCTAGAGTTGTAATTAACTTTAATTCTAATcacagtgaagtataaactgagttaggattaGTGTATTCAATTTaggaaactcgaagacttgggaacacttatcttggaaagatttgtgttattgtagaaataggagttagagtttaattccttgtttacaagtgttttgtaATTTGttcattgttgaggctcaagagttttagtggagttggggttaaatcttgtagaggtacaTGTCGTAGTTTTTTGTACCTCTTTGAGCCgagtatttttcatgtaaaaatGGTGTCTCCTTATTTACTCTGTCTAAGTGAACCACGTTAGATTACTTGTTTCACTGATAGACAACTACTAGAGTAAAACAGCTAAATCAGTAGGTTATGCACtctaacaaaaatttaaaaaaggacaagtaaaaatGGACAAAGGGCATAAAAACAATGCAAATATCGAGGAACAAAAAAATGACGGACATACTCAATCCAAGAATTGAGGGAAAATTGACCCAATCCaatgtttaaaaattttaatactccctccgtttcatattagttgacccgctaaaaatatttatttaattttagttgttCAAGTTCTAAAATTAAGAGAAGTTGTGGTGTTATGTAACTTTTCTTACACCTttgtgatgcattttaaagtcgtACAGATCTAGGTCTGGAGTGGACGCTTTCACTAGCAAGTTGGACCGTTACATATGGTATCAGATCCAATCTTGTGTCCGTCTtaccagagttcaaactgagtttagGTGAATCTCAGTACAGTGTGACAAACCTCAGTCTTGAGTCTAGGAAATGCTCGTGCAGTGGAGCAAACCTCGGCGAGACAAAACACATGAAAGATGTTatgtatataagtaagaaagctttcatcctagtgacgcattttaaagttGGAGGtgttgaaaagaagactcaaagacatctttatattttaagagaagtgctcgtttgaagttgacgtTTAGTTTAAACTTATCTCAAAACTCAATAAATAAGaatactttcaacttaactttgtgttaagGGTATTGCATGACCTTAGTTCATGTCTAATGCACTCTCATACTAAAGGATTGATCCTCTAGAGGTTCTTATGTCTTTACCGCACATATTTCTAGTAACGACGGAACAATTCTTAGACAAATCCACATATATCGATTCAAAAAGGCACCATGATTGTTTTAATATATTGTTActtaaatttaattgtatattGGATATGGCTTGTAGTAAACCTCTGTAAGATAAGGAGGATCATAAGGTAGGTAACATTTCACTCATCTTTGTGAATGGTACCTTCCAGGAAGCAGGTCTCTTTACATTCAATTCAAAGTTTCTTGCATTTTTTGATGTAGTTGGCGAAGCATAGTGAGAGCGACACattttctcttttcaaaataggAAAGCAAAGCCTAATCATCAGGTAATACATGATTGTTAGAATATGGAACTGcgtaaaaaattaaattgtatcAACATGAGCAATCGTTGTTTCTTCACCGAGAAGCCACTCACGCATACTGAATAGAAATCATCTGTGAGAAGGTCTTCAGGCATGCTACTCAAGAAAAGTAAATCCTTTCCCTTGACTGAATTTGGCTTTGCTACGCCCTGAACTATCTTACTGTTTGAATTAAACTACCACGACTCTCGATAGGCCAACTCCAATTGAGAAATACAAGGAGCGCTAGAGGTTTTTTTTTCCTATCTGaggatgaagaaaatgaaaagatcCTTTCTCCCCTATCGAACAGGGGATAAGACTCTAGGTCTTCCCAACAGGAAAGCCACATCGAACTCAAATTCAGGAAATAAGTCGGGGCCCTTATACTTGGAGTTGAGCTAACTGCATATGCAAAGAGGAACTTTACTAAAGATCCTAATAGCAATCAACCATATTGGAAAGGACGAATCACACTCGAAAACCAACCTCGGCTGGATTAGATAAACAAAAATATCGAATCAGGCCGCCCTTTGCCTTCCTTTAAATTATTGATGTGTGAGATTATGTATGACAAAAAATGATAcagtctatccaaacattgtattcATTAAAACAATACAGTGCAATACCATACAACATAATAAAATACAATTCATTATGAAACAGTacgtaacaaccatccaaacagagtATTACTGACATAGTTCTAAATAATGTACCATGGATCTTCATGAAGGCACTCCTAATTCCTTCCCAACCATCAATGTCTAGGATAAACAGTGAAATAGGTTTGAGTAGCActcaaaaaaagaatgaaaatagcAGCAAGTAATGCAACTACCTTCCATGGAGTGAGAAAGTGAGTGATAATTAGTTCAATCATCCATGTCTTTGCCTTGCTATTATAGTGCTTTTGTATTTGTTCTTTGACCTTGAAAACAAAGTGATCGTCATCCAAACCGCAAGTATTGATCTCCTTGAACAATTTGACCACTTCATCGTCACTGTTGAGTCGGTTGATGAGTATCCGTTTGTCTCGCAGTTCTTGCACATCTTTAGGATCATTGATGATCGATTTCATAAAATTTATGTAACATATTACTTCCAACCCGACATTTGTTCCAGGACTCATCTCATAAGCTATTATGTTCTTGAGCCAAACACGTGACCTGCTTGTCACGATGAATGTTGGTAATTCAAGCTTGCCGTAGAAGCAGAATGACTTGAACTTGATGTCATTCACTAAACCAGTTTGGGCAGGCCTACAATAGATGCCTTTTTCTTTGAGATCTCTGATTGAATGAAACGAGTAATTGTATCTCTTTGGTTCAATGTCTTCATCATCGCCAATGCTATAATAATGATTTGTTTGGTTGGATTTGGTCCAATTTCCTGAAACAATTGCTCTCCGGAGAGCTTCTAGAAGGAAGAGGGGCGGGTTGTTGCTATCATCTCCAATGTCCCCTGCTTCCTTTCTGtgatttccataaataactctACATATAAAATTCTTGATCCACCATTCTGTGTACTCTTGCCCATATCCGAATTTCAACAATTTCTTGATAAGCCAAAATGGAATTTGATTCTCAAGCAAAAGTAGGTCGCGGAGAGCCAGTGAGAACACCACTTTGCCAAGACGACTGCTGCTTGTTTTAGCGATATGCGCTTTGAGATTTATAGAGATAACGAAACAGGCATCCAGGAGCATCATCTTTGCAAATTGCTCTTTACTATAAGCAGCAGTGTATTCCTCCATATAATAACTTCTCACGATGTCAACTGACTCCCGGAAATCTTGAAGGAAGTCATTTTCAGTTTTACCACTTCCAGAGACAAAATGATCCAAAAGTTCTTGCTTCAAGTTCTGGACACCTTGGAGCTCAGGTCTCCCGTGATGGTAAGGACCAATAGAAACTACCATCGGACTGTAGTCACTGCAATAGTCACTAGTAGATTTCTTGGGATCGAAATCTTCAATTTCCATCTGTAGCATTGCTTGTGGAACTTTAGGTATTTTGCGCCCACGAGCACCCAACGGAACATTTTCCATAGCTGTCTGCCAATCGGAGATAGATTCAGGATTTGAACTtgatactaaaaatttaaaattatgggTTCAAACTATTAATTACTGAATTTATATTCCATGTTGAAAGTACCAAGTTCAATGAACCTGATACTATTAGGCTGCTGCCAATTATGCAACAGAATGGTTTAATTTCATTGAgaaattttcatatactttgtCATTAGCCTTCCCTTTTCACTAGCTTAACAGGATGGACTACCTATCTCGAGACTGAAACTATGTAAACTTTGACCAATAATTAGGCAAATATACTCTCGATAAACAtattgtatcacataaattgagacaataGGCAGTAATAGTGTATCCATTCTTCAGAAAATAATTCTTGacaattttactttttcttctaaAAGATCAAACCACTTAACCAAGGacctaaatacaaaataaaattaaaaaagaacaagtaaaataattaatacatcAACTGTCATGATATAATTTTTAAGATCTTCAGGGTAACTAGGAGAATACAAGGTCGTCTTCCACTTCAATGGCAAaccaaatatatgtatataagagACCAACACTTCTAAGTTACAATTAATCATgggctatgttgctcggactcttcaaaaatatcatcggatgtgtgtcggatccttcaaaagtagtacATTTTTTAAGGATCCGATACGGGTGCAACAACATTTTTGCAAAGTCGGAGCAACTTAGATCATGGGGATACTATATGTGTCATTCAGATTAGTGAAGTTAAGTGGTTTTTTCATTAGAAATATTAGTTTGATGATTTTCTTGCAATTACACTAAACAAACCCAagcttttgaagaatttatcaacATGCTATAAATGTCATGGATTTATTTCTATGGTAACTGAAAAGAATTTATCAAATATGAGCTTTAATATGAGTTCAAGCAGTATAATTTAACaaagtagagagagagagagaacctGAAGTGAAGTAGCTGAGGGAGCAAAGCTTTGGGCCAATTAATCAAAGTTCCAATCCTATATAATCAAAGTCAATGGCCttttcattttaaaactcttatCGTGCCACAACTGTTATTGATATAATAATGAgaagggaaaagactcaaatGGCTCATCCGATTAAACTAGTACCCATCTTATGTAGCGACCCTCCAGTCTATttgtaaatttttcttattttaactctCCTCATAATGTTTGGACGTGATTTATGACTCATGGGATGGATAATATCGATTCTTGAGGTGTTCGGAGGCAATATAGGCCATTAATtaaagttttgaattattttagataattaataaaattagtgAGTAATTAGACTAAATCCACAAACTCATAAACTACCCTATAACACATGACCTGCATTAAGCGTGAAGTTTTCCTAGTTAGTGTGAGTTAATGGCCAACTATGACCTAGTGTGAACGTATGAAGTTTAAGAATGGGTAATGTTTTGATTAAATAGTGGTGGtgataattaattaatgataGCAGTACGttctattattttttggtttcccatccggtgttCGGTATCCACGTTGGAACTCCGAATAAttcggatcgcgcgttgcaggtcCCATTAAGGtagtagcgctcccaacagagttttctccatacccagagTCGAACCCTCAACCTCTGGGTAAGGGTGGAGCAACCCCATCCACTGCATCACAATAACCTATGTTGATGTACTTTGTATTATTAGGTGTACGCACCTtgcgcgtgtatctcactttaatgagttcaaatattacatttaataggatatttgtttaaataataaagatgaatataataattaaatttaatatcttttaagtatgtaaatatggagaatttatttattaaacctaatctttatcaaaaatatttttaaaagtcgatcgacattcatctaccatttgtaaattacaacaaaacaatacaatgatagagacatcaaaataatacaattaaatctaatctttacgcACAAAAATTTTTAGGGAAAGGACAGaaataacacctaaaataaaataattctataaaaTTAGCACCCAAATTTGTAATACCCGTAAGTAGCCACTCGCGAGTCACGTTATAAACCCGCTAAATAGCCTCTCCACACTCGCATATGGTTAATTGCATATAAcgggaaaatacaaaaaaaaattcaaattacaatTTTACCTTCTTTCCTTTTCAATCACAAATTTCTTTCCCTTCAAACACCTAATTCTCCATTCATTACCTTTTCTGATACTCATCTTTACCTTTTACATTCCACAACCTTCTGTATAAATCTCTAaaaatttgctcaaaattgatacaaaaaaatGGATACAACTTCTTTTTTAGTATCAATAATGATCAAATATGGAGGTGAATAAATATCTGAGGTTGAATTTCAGAATTTCATCATCAATAGAGTTTTGTTTGATTCTGCCTTTACGTACAATGGATTTGTTGCTAAATTGTATAAAGAGTTGAATATAGATCCAACTAAAGGTTTATTGGATATCAAATACATTGTCACAGCCGGATCTATGCCTATATACAATGACATGAGTGTCAAATTGTCTATGCAGATGAAGAAAAAAAGTCTCGATATCAATAAGTATCCATTGTGTATAACAATCATCTCTGTCGAATTTCCAGCTAGTGAATTATCAGATCCTATACAGATTGTCGAAGCAAATCACTTTCTTGCCATTGAAGATGATTTCTCCGAGGAACACTTAGAAGATGAGCCAAAGCCTATCATAATGGATCCTCTTTATAAGGATATTGAAGAAGGGAAATTGTATTGGGATAAAAATACAATAAGTAGCGTTATGAAGAATCATGCAATCGGACATAGATTTCAATTTAAGGTCAAAAGATCGTCAACATCAAGGTATGAATCTGCACAAAAATAATATCGATTTAACATATATAGTATTATGTGCTATATGTACTTTCTGAATGTGGTATTAAACTGTATCAAACTAGTATATaatagtatcaattgagtatcaatGTGGTTTTTATGTTGTATATGTACTTTCTGAATGTGGTATTAAACTGTatcaaactaatataaaatagtatcaattgaGAATCAATGTATTTTTTATGTGGTATATGTACTTTCTAATTGTGGTATTAAATTATATCAAACTAGTATATAATAGTATCAATTAAGTATCAATGCGGTTTTTATGTGGTATATTTACTTTCTGAATATGGTATTAAACTCTATCAAACTAGTATATaatagtatcaattgagtatcaatGTGATTTTTATATGGTATATGTACTTTCGGAATGTGGTATTAAACTCTATCAAATTAGTATATaatagtatcaattgagtatcaatgtggtttttatgtggtatatatactatatatagtataaaagtgtataaatATGGTATAAAACAGTATAATTTGGTTATAGATACCGCATATGAAAGGATGTGAGCTGGCTGTTATGTAATCGACTAAAATTCAATAatcctttttatttctcatcaaataaatgacatttttttaatcttatttgcAAGTAATAAACTAACATTATctctttataaaagacttctTTTCTAGTAAGAAAATAGAATGCATCAACAACTTTGAACAAGAAGACCAAAAATGGATTTGCCCTGCTTACTGCTTGTGACACCTTTGTGGAGTTTTATCTACAGAGGGCTTAAAATGATAGATGTTGGGAAGGTTACTGAGGATTTTGTTTTCAACAAGGATGTAACAGATCGCCGTGTATGGATAAAAAGGTACAACATTAGTTTTTGCCCATCGGTTAGCTCAGCTTTGATTGGTAgcaatgttgttaatgagtttatTTGGGACCATGAATGAAACTTGAAGGTCGGTGCCTTTAAAAGCTTTAAGAAGTTCTGGATTTGCATCATAAATTATGAATCTTTTGCCTTTGAAACCTTTGATTAAGTCAACTGATTTTGTTGGTATAGTAGAGTTGTTCTCAAGTTGTCTGTAGCATATTCCAACCTTAGATGAGATTTTTGCACCTAaaatttataagtagtagaactgactgagttactgtaagtaaaattttcaaatagaacaACATTATTTTGTATAAATGTATTAATACAGGTACTATCTGCCATGTGCGAATGAAAAATGTCAGTAGAGTTTCCGATCTTCAAGTCAAAAAGAGTTAGAGGTCTTCATGGTGACAAGATTCTTTGATGGTCACACCTGTGCAATTGTAAATAGAATGCTTTCACAACATGCTACTTTATTGACCATTGATGAAatggtaaaaaataagtatctaaatCTGAAATCATCATTCACTCCCACAGAGATCATGAATGAAATGAGAAACAGTCATGGGATCAGAATGAACACCCTTTTATCCCTTGGATAATAAGGGGTgtccaattttattataaataggggGGATGTTCAACACTTTGAAggcaaaaaaatttcaattattttcttttgttccttTCTTCCCTTTCACTAAAAAAAAAGATACACAATATTTCACACACAATCAATTTTTCTTCCCCCACTTTCTCTTCTAAAACATACACAAAACACATt of the Capsicum annuum cultivar UCD-10X-F1 chromosome 11, UCD10Xv1.1, whole genome shotgun sequence genome contains:
- the LOC107848217 gene encoding UPF0481 protein At3g47200, with protein sequence MENVPLGARGRKIPKVPQAMLQMEIEDFDPKKSTSDYCSDYSPMVVSIGPYHHGRPELQGVQNLKQELLDHFVSGSGKTENDFLQDFRESVDIVRSYYMEEYTAAYSKEQFAKMMLLDACFVISINLKAHIAKTSSSRLGKVVFSLALRDLLLLENQIPFWLIKKLLKFGYGQEYTEWWIKNFICRVIYGNHRKEAGDIGDDSNNPPLFLLEALRRAIVSGNWTKSNQTNHYYSIGDDEDIEPKRYNYSFHSIRDLKEKGIYCRPAQTGLVNDIKFKSFCFYGKLELPTFIVTSRSRVWLKNIIAYEMSPGTNVGLEVICYINFMKSIINDPKDVQELRDKRILINRLNSDDEVVKLFKEINTCGLDDDHFVFKVKEQIQKHYNSKAKTWMIELIITHFLTPWKVVALLAAIFILFLSATQTYFTVYPRH